GCTTCAGGTTGACGTCTACCTGTTTCGAGCTTCATCCATTCAAAGCCTTGCTTGCGAGCAATGTCTTCTAAATGAGCAAGCAATAGGCGCGACATCCCTCGGCCTCGATAGTCTGGGCACACGTACATTCGTTTTACTTCCACGCTGCGTTTACACAGAGGGTAAAAAGCAGCGCAACCGCGCGCGACGTCATCAACATAAACGATAACGAATACACCACCGACCGCGATAAAATCTTGAATGTCGATGTCTTTAATGAGTTCATCGGGATAACGCTCATTCACTTCCGTTCTAAATTGCATGAGTAATTTAGATGCTGTGCTTGATGCAGGATCCGAAACTTCAAACCGAAGTGAGGTCATACTGTAATTATTCCATTTAACTTGCAGCTTTAACGCGGATAAGAGTAACGGGTTTTTAATTTGGCTCAAGCTGAACTTTGCGATCTACAGCGGTATTTTAACTTTTATATCGCTTCACCAGAACAAAATTCGAACATTTACTCTTAAAATACCTGTAAATTATTCTTTAGGGATCTGACGCTTTTTGCCACTTGAGTCAATGGCCACGTAAGTGAAGCAAGCTTCAGTCACCAAAAAGTGATGTTCTTCATCTTCTCGCAAAACAGGTTCCACCCATACTTCTAAGCCTAGCGTAATTGAAGTGTTTCCAATTTTCTCGATGTGGCCATAACAGCACACAACATCGCCGACCTTAACCGATTTAATGAACTTCATGCTGTCTACAGCAATGGTAACAGTGCGGCTTTTGGCAATCTCTTTGGCAAGGATTCCACCTGCAATATCCATCTGCGACATGATCCAGCCGCCAAAAATATCTCCATTGGCGTTGGTGTCGGCCGGCATTGCCAGCGTGCGGAGAATGAGTTTCCCTTCCGGTTTGTCTATGTTTGGCGCCATCCTGTTACCTCTACTGTGTGAACCAAAACCTCGATTGTGAACTATATCACTATTTCGAAAGCGAGCATCACCTTTTGGACTATCTCAAAGAGATCGCTACACTAGCCGTCAAAGTTCGGTTGGAGTCTCATGATGATGAACACAAAGGGCATCACTTGCCCATTAGATGGCACATTGCTCATTGCGGAGCAAGGACGACTCGTATGTCCAAATGGCCATAGTTTTGATCTTGCTCGCCAAGGGTATTGTCACCTGCTGCCAGTTCAAGAAAAACGTTCAGCCGACCCCGGTGATAGCAAAGCCATGGTCAACGCTCGTAGTGATTTTTTAGATGCGGGTTTATACCAACCCATCGCTGAATTGATGATAGAACAACTGGTCCACAATATCGCAGCGCTAGATCAAGTTGTAATTGCAGATGCAGGGTGTGGAGAGGGGTATTATCTCAATGCACTTAGCCAACATTTATCGAAAATGGAGCAATCTGCTCGCTTAATTGGATTCGATATTTCTAAATGGGCGGTTGCAAGAGCTTGCCGTCGCAACCGGGATATCACGTGGCTGGTGGCAAGCAATCGAAACCCTCCCATTGCGCCCGACTATATTGACACTATGCTGTGTATGTTTGGGTTTCCGCAATATCCAGCATTTGCCAAGTGTATTAAACCCGGTGGTTATTTGCTGATGCTTGATGGTGGCCCTGCGCATCTGATTGAGTTGCGAGAGCATATTTATGAGCAGGTTAATGACACCAAGCCTTTTAATGCTGAGCCTGCATTGAGTGCTGGTTTTGAGCGGGTGTCAGAGACTCGGCTCACTGTGCCTAAAGTAGAAATACCCCAGCATTTATTGGCCTCCTTACTATTGATGACGCCACACTTCTTTCGCGCATCAGAAGCGGCTAAAGAAGCGCTACTGGCTCTGCCGAGGATTTCGGTGACGATTGATGTAGAGTGCCGCGTATATCAGCTCAAAGCGCCAGATTAGAGTTGAGTAAAAGAGCTGCGCGGAGCCGCTCTTTTGAACCCTAAAGGTTACTTTTTACGTCCCATGGTAATGGTTGAGTATTCGCCACGACGATAAATTTTAATGGTCAGCTCTTCGCCCGACTTCAGGTTATTGCTCATTTCACGTGCATGGCGGAGCGATTCAATGGAGTCCATTTCAACACCACCAAACTCCAAAATAATATCACCGCCTAACAGAAGTGTTTTCTTGCCAATACGAACAGGGAAATCGCCACCGCGAAGCCCCACCGTATCAGCGAGAGAGTTGGGAATCACTTGTTGGATTAAAGCGCCATAGTTCACAGGGCTATTCACAGCGTTAGCTAATTTGTCGTCCATCATCAAAGGAATGATTCCTGCCCAAGGCAGGGGCCCTTCTTGTACAATTTTACGCACAGAGTTACTCGAAAGTGCAAAGCCTAAACCATCGCTGCCGCCGCTGCGTGACATGATGTGGCTGACAACACCAATCAATTCGCCTTTCATATTGAACATTGGGCCGCCTGAGTTGCCGGTATTAATGGCTGCATCGGTCTGTAAAAACTCAGGATCAGAAGAACTCACTTCAGCAGGTACGGTTCGTTTACCGGAAAGATGC
This genomic window from Echinimonas agarilytica contains:
- the yciA gene encoding acyl-CoA thioester hydrolase YciA is translated as MAPNIDKPEGKLILRTLAMPADTNANGDIFGGWIMSQMDIAGGILAKEIAKSRTVTIAVDSMKFIKSVKVGDVVCCYGHIEKIGNTSITLGLEVWVEPVLREDEEHHFLVTEACFTYVAIDSSGKKRQIPKE
- a CDS encoding putative RNA methyltransferase, which produces MMMNTKGITCPLDGTLLIAEQGRLVCPNGHSFDLARQGYCHLLPVQEKRSADPGDSKAMVNARSDFLDAGLYQPIAELMIEQLVHNIAALDQVVIADAGCGEGYYLNALSQHLSKMEQSARLIGFDISKWAVARACRRNRDITWLVASNRNPPIAPDYIDTMLCMFGFPQYPAFAKCIKPGGYLLMLDGGPAHLIELREHIYEQVNDTKPFNAEPALSAGFERVSETRLTVPKVEIPQHLLASLLLMTPHFFRASEAAKEALLALPRISVTIDVECRVYQLKAPD
- a CDS encoding GNAT family N-acetyltransferase yields the protein MTSLRFEVSDPASSTASKLLMQFRTEVNERYPDELIKDIDIQDFIAVGGVFVIVYVDDVARGCAAFYPLCKRSVEVKRMYVCPDYRGRGMSRLLLAHLEDIARKQGFEWMKLETGRRQPEAIGLYLSEAYQEIDPFGSYVNDPNSICFEKPL
- a CDS encoding S1C family serine protease — translated: MPDLFESTSIPVVELYVDALPEPGERPKNGKLVKTLGSGTLIDTHGSILTAGHVVERAANIDIVFSDKMKSKGRVVWIDVESDVAMIKADWVPESINPAVLGNSDDTRIGDRIFVIGAPYGISKTLTVGHLSGKRTVPAEVSSSDPEFLQTDAAINTGNSGGPMFNMKGELIGVVSHIMSRSGGSDGLGFALSSNSVRKIVQEGPLPWAGIIPLMMDDKLANAVNSPVNYGALIQQVIPNSLADTVGLRGGDFPVRIGKKTLLLGGDIILEFGGVEMDSIESLRHAREMSNNLKSGEELTIKIYRRGEYSTITMGRKK